In Mauremys reevesii isolate NIE-2019 linkage group 14, ASM1616193v1, whole genome shotgun sequence, a single window of DNA contains:
- the MOGAT3 gene encoding 2-acylglycerol O-acyltransferase 3 produces the protein MTGALKKQLELLSVFQWVMTFLFFGAFFTCLLFYLLFTRLWAVSVLYFVWWVLDRDTPERGGRRSDWMRRWRVWQHLTDYYPVKLVKTAALPPDRSYVLGSHPHGIMCAGAAAAFCTEGPGFSRLFPGLRPSLALLAGLFRLPLYREYMMGFGMCPVSRPSLDFLLARPGNAVVIVVGGAAESLDCAPGQHRVTLRRRTGFVRLALQHGAALVPVYSFGENEVFRQLVFPPGSRLRHLQLRFKDLTGFAPCLFWGRGPLPCPSPITVVVGSPIPVPCRPLPTRAEVAHYHELYVEQLRQLFDRHKVSCGVPASCRLSVV, from the exons ATGACGGGCGCCCTGAAGAAGCAGCTTGAGCTGCTGAGCGTGTTTCAGTGGGTTATGACCTTCCTCTTCTTCG GTGCCTTCTTCACGTGCCTGCTCTTCTATCTGCTCTTCACCCGCCTCTGGGCCGTCTCCGTGCTGTACTTCGTGTGGTGGGTGCTCGACCGTGACACCCCAGAGAGAG GCGGCCGACGCTCAGACTGGATGCGACGCTGGCGAGTCTGGCAGCATTTGACTGATTATTACCCCGTCAAG ctGGTGAAGACGGCGGCGCTGCCCCCCGACCGGAGCTAcgtgctgggctcccacccccaTGGCATCATGTGCGCGGGGGCCGCGGCCGCCTTCTGCACCGagggccccggcttctcccggctcTTCCCCGGCCTGCGGCCCAGCCTGGCGCTGCTGGCGGGGCTCTTCCGGCTGCCCCTCTACCGGGAGTACATGATGGGCTTCG ggATGTGCCCCGTGAGCCGCCCCAGCCTGGATTTCCTGCTCGCCCGGCCCGGCAACGCGGTGGTGATCGTGGTGGGGGGCGCGGCCGAGTCGCTGGACTGCGCCCCCGGGCAGCACCGCGTCACCCTGCGACGCCGCACCGGCTTCGTGCGCCTGGCGCTGCAGCACGG GGCCGCCCTGGTTCCCGTCTATTCCTTCGGGGAGAACGAGGTTTTCCGGCAGCTTGTCTTCCCGCCGGGCAGCCGGCTCCGGCACCTGCAGCTCCGCTTCAAGGACCTGACGGGCTTCGCGCCCTGCCTGTTCTGGGGGCGCGGGCCGCTGCCCTGCCCCTCGCCCATCACCGTCGTGG tgggGAGCCCCATCCCGGTGCcgtgccgccccctccccacccgcgCCGAGGTCGCTCACTACCACGAGCTGTATGTGGAGCAGCTTCGCCAGCTCTTCGACCGCCACAAAGTCAGCTGTGGGGTGCCGGCCTCCTGCCGGCTCAGCGTGGTGTAG
- the LOC120381832 gene encoding 2-acylglycerol O-acyltransferase 2-B-like: MPIRFAPLRLPLRRRLQTAAVLQWVFSFLALAQCCLALFLLALLGELWLPALLYAAWLYLDRETPARGGRRSPWVRRWAVWRHFRDYFPITLVKTAPLDPSRNYLFGFHPHGVLVAGAFGNFCTEATGFGELFPGLTPHLLMLPFWFRLPLFRDYIMSGGLVSSDKASVSYLLGQEGGGQVAVIAVGGPPESLEARPGALTLQILSRKGFIKAALPHGAALVPVFSFGENELFHQVPNPRGSLVRAVQERLQKLLGLALPLFHARGVFQYSFGLLPFRRPIHTVVGAPIPVPRMPCPSRQAVDRLHATYLERLIALFEEHKTKYGVPPEKHLNLI; the protein is encoded by the exons ATGCCGATCCGCTTCGCCCCGCTGCGCCTCCCGCTGCGGCGCCGGCTGCAGACCGCCGCGGTCCTGCAATGGGTCTTCTCCTTCCTGGCGCTGG cccagtgctgcCTGGCCCTGTTCCTGCTGGCGCTGCTGGGGGAGCTCTGGCTGCCCGCCCTGCTCTACGCCGCCTGGCTCTACCTGGACCGGGAGACCCCGGCCCGCGGGGGGCGCCGCTCGCCATGGGTCCGCCGCTGGGCCGTCTGGAGGCACTTCCGCGACTACTTCCCCATCACG CTGGTGAAGACAGCGCCCCTGGACCCCTCCCGCAATTACCTCTTCGGGTTCCACCCCCACGGGGTGCTGGTGGCCGGCGCCTTCGGGAACTTCTGCACCGAGGCCACCGGGTTCGGGGAGCTGTTCCCGGGGCTCACCCCCCACCTGCTCATGCTGCCCTTCTGGTTCCGCCTGCCCCTCTTCCGCGACTACATCATGAGCGGGG GTCTGGTCTCCTCGGACAAGGCCAGCGTCTCCtacctcctgggccaggagggcGGGGGGCAGGTGGCTGTGATCGCTGTGGGGGGCCCCCCTGAGTCGCTGGAAGCCCGGCCCGGGGCACTGACCCTCCAGATCCTCAGCCGCAAGGGCTTCATCAAGGCAGCCCTGCCGCACGG CGCCGCCCTGGTGCCCGTGTTCTCCTTCGGGGAGAACGAGCTGTTCCACCAGGTGCCGAACCCCCGGGGCTCGCTGGTGCGGGCCGTCCAGGAGCGGCTGCagaagctcctgggcctggcGCTGCCCCTGTTCCACGCCCGCGGCGTCTTCCAGTACAGCTTCGGCCTGCTGCCCTTCCGCCGCCCCATCCACACCGTGG TGGGGGCGCCCATCCCGGTGCCCCGGATGCCCTGCCCGTCCCGCCAGGCCGTCGACCGGCTCCATGCCACCTACCTGGAGCGGCTCATCGCGCTCTTCGAGGAGCACAAGACCAAGTACGGGGTCCCCCCGGAGAAGCACCTCAACCTCATCTAG